In Bernardetia litoralis DSM 6794, the genomic window AATATATACCTTATCAGCTTCTTTATGAATTTGACCTTCTGCAAGAGCATTTTCAAAACGCCAAAGTAAAAAACGAGTGCTTAGATAGAATGAGTTTTCAGATTCTACATGTAAACCCATGGCTCTATCAAACGATTTTTCAGATACAAATAGATGTTTGGTTGTATCTCTTCCTATCAAAAATAATTTATTCGTTTGATAAGTAGAAATAGCCAAACTAATTTCTTCTGTTCTTAACCATTCTAGAAAATCAGAACTGTAATAAAAAATAGTATCTGACTCTGTTTGATGAGATAATGTATTATTGATTTTGCTAGTAGTTGATGTTTGCATTTAGATATAAATACGATATACTTAGAAATAGCTTAATTAAAAATAAGCTGCTTCTTTTTAAATAAAAAAAATATAAATAGTTGATAATCAAACAAAAAATATAAATAAGCCCATTAAATCAACTATGTTAAATAACTCTGAAAATTACATATTAATCATTGCTTTACGAAATTTTGCCTAAAAAAAATACAGTCAAAATAGAATTTGACTGTATTTTTTATTTTTGCCAGAGTTAGTTTACAAAGAAGTTTTTCTTTCTTCTGACTGACGATAACGATAGAATATTTTTCCTTCCATTAGCTCATCTGTTGCCAAAGAAGTTGATTTTGGCATACGCTCATATTGGCGAGAAACCTCAATTTGTTCTTTATTCTCAAAAACCTCTTCTAAAGAATCTGTTCCAACATTAAACTCTGAAATTTTTTGGTTCAATTCTTCTTTTGTTTCTGTTGAAATCTGACGAGAACGTCTAGAAATTACAGAAATAGACTCGTAAAGGTTGCCTGTTGCTGCAATGATAGCTTGTACATCACGAGTATGAAGGTTAGCAGTCTGAACACGACGAGGATTAAATTTTTTAGCTGACATATTTATATAAATTGATTTGTTTTTAATGTATTATAACTCTTAAAATAGAGAAAAGCAAGTTTGTTCAACATATTCTATAACTTATTCAGATTCTCCAGCAGAACCTTCTGAAGTAGTTATTTTTTTAGGATCTTTTTTATCTTTTTCTTTAGTGTCTATGATTTCACCTTTTTCTATATTTTTGAGTGCTTTTTCTATATTACCATAGATATTTTCAGCATCTCTGACAAATGTACTTTGTGGATAACGGTCTATCAAATAAAAATAGTATTCCTTAGAAAGTTCATAGCGTTCTTTTTGTTTGCTATAAATACTATTTCTTGCCAAATCATATTCAGATTTTAAACGTAGAAAAGCTGCTTCATCAAGTTGTGGGGCATCTGGAAAATCTTTTTGAAAGTTTTCTAAAGCAATTACAGCAGACTTGAAACGACCTAGGTTATAAAATAATTCTGCATTTTCAAAGGCTTTTAATTCTAGTTTTGCTCTGAGTTCATCCAAATGATTACTTGCTCGTTTGGCATAATCACTCTCTGGATATGTATTAATTACATCTTGAAAGGCTTGAATAGCTTCTTTTGAGCTTTCTTGGTCAAGGTGTGTACGAGGAGAATCTTTATACAATGAAAAAGCATTCATAAAATAAGCCTCTGGAGCATTCGGACTTCTACGATACGTAAAATAGAAGTTTTTGAAGTAATAAGCTGCCAAAAGATATTGCTTTTGATAAAAATGACAATAGGCATATTTGAACTGAATATCTTCTGCTCGTGGGTCGCCTTTTACTATCGGAACTACATCTTCCCATAATAGACCTGCACGGTAATAATCACCCTCTTCGTAGTATTTTTGAGCCATTTTATCACGCTCACGCCAGTTTGGATTTGACATCGCTTTTGTGAATTTGCTACAAGAACTAAAAATACCTGTAACTAATAAAGTACATATTAAAAGAAATACTAATTGTATGTTTTTCATTGATTGAAGTTTCATTTTGCTATTTTGAGACTATTTTTAAAGCGTTTTTGAAGATAAATAAATTATTTATTTTTATTCTCCTTATTATCAACTATTTAATTAGTGAACTCTATTTTTTTTAATTTGCAAAGATATAATTTATTTTTGAATAAAGATAAATTAAGAAGTCAGCTTTTTTCTAAAAATGAATAATCTGTAGAAAATAAAGAATTCCAAAAGCACTTCCTAAAAGAATAATTCCGACAGTAAAACCAATAAAAAATGTTGAAACTGAAAAAGGAGGTTTGTTTTGAGTTTCTAATTCTTCAATAATTCGCTGTCTTTCAGTTATTTGTTCTTCTAAAGATTCTGCTTGTCTTAATCTTTGTATGCTGTCTTCTTCTCGGTCGCTAATCTCTGTACGCAAAGCTTCGATGGTTTGCTGCGTGCTTTCTGTCATTGTTTTGAGTTGAGTGAGATATTCCTCTCCCCAAAGACCGTTTCTCCAGCGTCTATAAGCTAGTTTTTCAGATTTATCAGCCGTAAAAACTACCTTCAAAAGAGCGATTAAAAGACCAATAAAAACAATGATTAATCCATAGACAAACCAAGAAAGCTGGTCGTCCTCCATTAACTTTAATAGTTTTTCCCAGAATGAATTCAAATTCTCCATAAAATCAGTTACTAGTTTTTTCAGTCATCAGTCATCAGTTACCAGTTACCAGTTGAAAACCAATACAAGTAGTTGAAAAGACAAGATAATTAAGTTTAATAATAATTTGTAATTTTTTCTAATATCTAAATCCAATTTCCTAAACTTTTATTTCCCAATCAAACAAAAAAAGGAAGAAGCCATACTAATAAGACGAGTATAATCGAACCAAAGAAGCCAAAATAAGAAACGTATTTCAAGCCATCATCTAAGCTCTTAAAACCACTCAAACTAAGTCCGATTGCAAGAATGCCACAGATAGAGAAAAGTAATAAAATTCTATCTTCATGTAGAATACTAGCAAGGTCTGTTGTATTTTTAGCTACTTGGTTTAACTGATACAATATATAAAACATTGATGCTACCAAAAAAGCACTAATCACAGGAGAGAATTTTTTCATTGGAATAATTTACTCAAATTTTTTTAATAAAATTACTCAAAGATAAGATTTTCTATTTGTTTTTGGGCAAAATCAGTCTTTTTATACTACATAAACTCTTGTTTTGAAGCAAGTTTTACCATCAAAGAACTTGAATATAAATCAAAATCAATTTTAGAAGTCCAAAAGAGTTATGTATTTTTGTAAATTAATAGAAAAAGTGAATTATCAAAATTCATTTTAAAGTGAAAATTCAGAAAAAATAGGAAATAAATTTCCTCAAAAAATAAATTATGTCAAATATTGTAGCTATTGTAGGACGACCAAATGTCGGTAAATCTACTCTTTTTAATCGTTTAGTTGAAGAACGCAAAGCCATCATGCATGATGAAAGTGGCGTTACTAGAGATAGACATTACGGACAAAGTGAATGGAATGGTAATTTTTTTACAGTCATTGATACAGGTGGATATGTCGTTGGTTCAGAAGATGTGTTTGAGAAAGCAATTCGTGAACAAGTAGAAATTGCAATGGAAGAGGCCAGCGTAATTTTATTTATGGTAGATACTCATGTAGGTGTAAATCCTCTTGATGAAGAGTTTGTAAAAGTATTGCGTCGTTCAAGAAAACCCATTTATTTGGTAGCTAATAAAGTAGAAAACTTTGAACATAGAACAAATGCAACAGAATTTTATAATTTAGGAATAGGCGAATTATATTGTGTTTCTTCCCAAACAGGAACAGGAACAGGAGATTTATTAGATGATGTAGTAAAAAACTTTGAAGAAATAGGAGATGAAGACCCAAATGCAGGATTGCCAAAAATAGCTATTCTAGGACGACCAAATGTAGGTAAATCTTCATTTTTAAATATTCTTTTAGGAGAAGAAAGAACAATTGTTTCTGATATTTCAGGAACAACTAGAGATTCAATTGATACACACTATAAAGCCTATGGACAAGAATTTATCTTGACTGATACAGCAGGAATGCGTAGAAAAGCAAGAGTAAAAGAAAATATTGAGTTTTATTCAGTAATGCGTTCTTTAAAGGCTTTAGATGATTGTGATGTTTGTATTGTCATGATTGATGCCACTCAAAAACTAGAATCACAAGATTTGACATTGATACGTTTGGCAGCAGACAGATATAAAGGAATTGTTCTGATTGCTAACAAATGGGATTTGGTAGAAAAAGATTCCAAAACGGCACACGAATATACCTTAGAGATGCAGCAAAGTCTTGGGTCAGCTGCATGGGTGCCAATTATTTTTACCTCAATGCTAACTAAACAACGAGTTTTTCAAAGTATAGAAAAAGCCATTGAAGTATATGAAGCTAGAAAACAAAAAATTTCTACTTCAAAACTTAATAATATTTTATTACCAGATATTAAAAGAACGCCACCACCTGTTCACCGTGGAAAAAATATAAATATCAAATATATTACACAGCTTCAAGGAAATGCTCCATTATTTGCATTTTTTACTAATTATCCTCAGCATGTACACGAATCATATAAACGATTTTTAGAAAATAAAATACGTGAACATTTCGGTTTTGAAGGTGTGCCAATTCGTATTATTTTTAAAGAGAAATAAAGTTTAGCATAAGATATTGTCTTAGGAATAAGAATTAAATAAATTGCTGTTTTTTAATTTTAATTAATCAATGTTCAATAATTTAAATTCATAATTATTCCTTATCTTTAGTTATTTTGCAAGTATTATACTTGAATCAGAAATAAAAAATCACAAAATCACAAACCAAACTCATGAGCCAACAAAACCCATACAACGGACAAAATCCAAATGAAATTTTAGACCGAAAAAATGCAGAGGCAATGCTCGGTGGTGGACAAAATCGTATTGATGCACAACACAAACGAGGGAAACTCACAGCCAGAGAACGTATAGAATTGCTTTTAGATGAAGGTTCTTTTGAAGAAATTGGACGTTTTGTAATGCATCGAACTAAAGATTTTGGATTAGACAAACAACATTATTTAGGTGATAGTGTCGTTACTGGTTATGGAACAGTAAGTGGGCGTTTGATTTATGTTTTTTCGCAAGATTTTACTGTTTTTGGTGGTTCGCTTTCAGAAGCACACGCTGAAAAAGTCTGTAAATTAATGGATTTGGCAATGAAAAATGGTGCGCCTATTATTGGACTCAATGATTCGGGTGGTGCTAGGATTCAAGAAGGTGTTGTTTCTTTGGCTGGTTATGCAGATATTTTTTATAGAAATACGAGAGCTTCAGGTGTAATTCCTCAACTTTCTGCTATTATGGGACCTTGTGCTGGTGGTGCTGTTTATTCTCCAGCAATTACAGATTTTATTATGATGGTAGAAAATACGTCATATATGTTTGTAACAGGCCCGAATGTTGTCAAAACGGTTACACATGAAGAAGTTACTTCAGAAGAATTAGGTGGAGCAAGTGCACACAGTACCAAAAGTGGGGTTGCTCATTTTTCGTGTGCAAATGAAGTTCAGTGCATCGAAGATTTGAAAAAACTTCTTTCTTATATTCCTCAAAACTGCGAAGAAATTGCGCCAGTTTATCCGTATGAAGCGAAAGACGATGAATTACGTCCAGCCTTGAATACTATTGTGCCAGATGGTGCCAATAAACCGTATGATATGCGTGAAGTTATTGAAGCAACAATCGACGAAGATAGTTTTTTAGAAGTTCATAAAAATTATGCTGAAAATATTCTAGTTGGTTTTGGTAGAATTGGTGGGCGTAGCATCGGAATTGTAGGAAATCAACCTTCAAATTTAGCTGGTTGTTTGAATATTGATGCAAGTAAAAAAGCTGCTCGTTTTGTTCGTTTTTGTGATGCTTTTAATATTCCATTGCTTGTTTTGGTAGATGTACCTGGATTTTTGCCAGGAACAGACCAAGAATGGAATGGAGTAATCAATGACGGTGCAAAACTTTTGTATGCTTTTAGTGAGGCGACAGTTCCACGTATTACGGTCATTACTCGCAAGGCTTATGGAGGTGCGTATGATGTCATGAACTCAAAACATATTGGTGCAGATATGAATTTTGCTTATCCAAATGCCGAAATTGCTGTTATGGGAGCAAAAGGAGCAGCTGAAATTATCTTCAAAAATGAAATAAAGGCTTCTGAAAATCCTGCTGAAAAGCTAAAAGAAAAAGAAGACGAGTACAACGAAAAGTTTGCTAATCCGTATCGTGCAGCACATAGAGGATATATTGATGAAGTGATTTTGCCAGAACAAACAAGACAAAAATTACTACGTGCTTTCAAAATGCTAGAAAATAAAGTAGATTCTTTGCCAAGGAAAAAACATGGGAATTTGCCTTTGTAGGTTACATATAAATTTAATACACTTTACTTTCAAAAAAATATAAAATGGAAATCTTTGATAAAGGTGATTATAGATCAATACCTGATTCTTTCAAGATGAAGGGGATTCTTGCACTAGAAGAACTGACTTAAGTTTCAGAAAGAATTTGATTCTTATGATACAGATACAACGATAAATGAAATCAGAGATTCTATTGTAGGTAATTATCTAGGCTATGATTTATTAAATTTCAATAAGCATGGTTTTGATGCTAAAAACTCAAAAACAGATAATTTTTTGGAAGTAAAGCAATGTAGTATTTTTTCAAAAAGATTAGGAGGCACTTGGAATGATACAAATGAAGAAAAGGCTTTAGCTTTTAGCAATAAAAAACTTTTTACGGCAGTTGGAGTTTGGAAAGGTGCAGCAGATTTGCAATTTATTGTGTATGGACAACATGAAAAGTTGGGAGAGTATCTACTTGAAAGAGTCAGAGCTGTCGCAAATACTAGTACTCGTTCGACACAAAGTGTTGAGATTGGAAAAATGATTAAAGAGTACGGATTTAAAGTTATTATTTCACCAGATAAGGATAGAAGTTTGGTATATAAGTTATTGATAAATTATAAAAAAAGTATATCAAGTTATCTATCAATAAGTGACCTCCTAACCATTAACGATATCTAAAACATGTTTCAACTTCATAATAAAAGCTCATACACATTAGAAGATATAGAGGATAATTCTATTGATGCCATAGTTACTGACCCCCCTTATGGGATTTCTTATCAAAATAATTATTGGGATAAAGATTTGCCAAGCAGAGAGGTTTGGGAAAATAGCTTCAAAAAAATCAAACACGGTGGTTTTGGTTTAGTTTTTAGCTCTGTACGGCTTATGCACAGACTAATGGTTGATTTAGAAGATAGTGGTTTTCTTATCAAAGACGTATTATTTTGGTCTTATCTTAATGGAATGCCTAAAAGTAGAAATGTAGGACTCTTAATAGATAAAGAGTTAGGAGTGGAAAGTGAAAAGGTTGGAGAATATAAATATGTTCAAGGATATAAAAAAGAAGGTGCAGACAGCTACAAAACAAGTAAAAAATACAAATTATCTCCAAGTTCCGAACTGGGTAAAATATATGATGGAGCAGGGTTAGGATTAAAACCTGCTTACGAGCCTATAATACTTATACAAAAACCACTTGAAAAAGGATTAAATGTTGCCAAGAATGTTGTAAAATACGGAACAGGAGCTTTGAATTTTGAAGAAACTAGAATTCCCTATGAGAAAAATGAAGGAAAAGTAGGTCATAACCCTCATGAAAAGGGTAGAGTTTCATCAAATATAATAAGAACAGACAAACAAGAAGATGGATATGATAAGTTTTTTTTAGTACCTAAAGTACGACAGCACAAAGACGATTTTAATTTTCATCCAACACTAAAGCCTGTAGAACTTATGCAACATTTAGTAAAGCTAACAACATTTCAAGACCAAACTATTTTAGATCCTTTTATGGGTAGTGGTTCTACTGGAGTTGCTTGTATGGAGTTAAAAAGAAAATTTATAGGCTACGAACTTGATGAAAATTATATTGAAATAGCAAAAAGAAGAATAGATGAGAGTTTGAAAAAACCTGAACTTTTTTAAATTGTTTAGAAGATTAAATTTAAACAAAATTTATTTTTATATTTTAAAGTAATTTTTCCAATTCCCAAAAAAAATCCATATATTTAAGAGATGAAAATTAAAATAATTATATCTCTTTTTTTGTTTTCCTTTCTCGCTTCTTGTTCTTCACAATCAGAATATTGTAATGAGCGTTTCGAATATTGTTTGAATTATCCTGCTGCTTTTGAGCCGTTTGGAAGTTCGAAGAGTGGCGATGGACAAATTTTTTATATAGATGGTGGAAAAATAGAGCTTTTAGTTTGGGGAAGTGTAAACGGACAAAAAAGAACATTAGAGCAAGAAAAACAATATATTTCTCAAAATAGAACAGTAGAATATCAAACGATAAAATCTAAATTTTTTGTCATTTCTGGCTTTGAGAATGGAAAGGTTTTTTATCTACGTACCGAAAAAACACAAAATGGTTTTCGTTCTTTTGAAATTCGTTATCCAAAAGAAGAAAAAGAAACGTATGATAAATTTGTAGAAAAAATTAATTTTCAAGAAAAAAAATAAACCTCAGAGACAGTTATAATTTAAAATAAACTCCAAACTTAATCAAAAATTTATGAACCCACGAGATAAACCTCTTTTTCGTTGGGATTCGTATCCACTTGTTCGTCCTGTTTTGGCGTTGATAATTGGTATTCTGATAGGTGAATATTCTCAAATTGGTTTGGCTTTTTCATTGGCTGTTTTTGCTGCTTTTTTCGTGGCTTATTTAGGATTTTATATTTTCGTAAAAACAAACTTCAAAATTCGTCTTTCTTCACTTCGTTTATTTATTTTAATTGGTCTTTTTGTAGGAATAGGAATGTCTTTAGTTTCTAACGTAGAGCCAAAAGAACGACCTTTACACTTGAAAAATAATAATAAAACTGTTTTAGCTTATCAAGGAAAAATCATCTCAGAGATTCAAGAACGTGATAAATCCTATAAATTTGAGTTTGAAATAGAAAAAATTCGTACCGAAAAAACGTGGCAACTAGCAGAAGGAAAAATTCTTGTTTATCTCAAAAAAAATGAATTTCTAAGTGATACAAATTTTATAAAATTAGCCAATAAAACATATAATTTTGGCGATGATTTGTTAATAAAAGGTTCTCCCATTCTGACAAATCCACCAGAAAATCCTTCTTCATTTGATTATCAAAAATACTTAAAATACCATTACATTTGGCATCAAGATTTTATAAATTCGTATGATGTTGTTTTAATTAATAATCAAAATAATTCTGAAATTCAAAGTAACTTATCTCTTTTGCAAAAATTTCGTAAAAAAGCGATTGATTTTAGAATGTATTCAGATAGTATTTTGAGAAAAATGATTCCTTCAAAACAGAGTTATGGAGTTGCAAGCGCACTTTTTTTGGGTATTAGAGATGGAATTGATAACGAGGTCAAAAATGCTTATCGTTCTGCTGGTGCTACTCATGTTTTGGCTGTTTCGGGCTTGCATGTTGGTATTTTGAGCTGGCTTATGGCTTTTATATTTGGCTTTTTGAGAAAAAATAAACACACAAAATACCTTTATTTATCCTTGCTTTTGAGTGTTTTGTTTGGATATGCTTTTCTTACTGGACTTTCACCTTCTGTGCTTCGTGCTTCGGTGATGTTTGCGATTATTCAAATTGGACAAACATTTAGCAAACGTGCAAATATCTATAATAATCTAGCTTTTTCTGCCTTTATTTTGCTTGTGTTGAGTCCTTATATGATTTTTGAAGTAGGTTTTCAACTTTCTTATTTGGCAGTTTTAGGAATTGTACTTATCCAACCCAAAATTGCTAAAATTTACAAACCACCTAATAAATTTATAAAATATTTTTGGGAATTATTGACTGTTTCAATAGCTGCTCAACTTATTACTTTTCCTATTTGTCTTTATTATTTCCATCAATTTCCTACTTATTTTTGGCTTTCTGGCTTTGTAGTTATTCCTGCTGCTGTTGTAATTTTGTGTGGAGCGATTGCAATAATTTTATTTAGTTTTTTTGGAACAATGATAAGCTGTTTTTTAGGAGTTGCTTTGTCTTATATCATAGAATTTGTCAATTATTTAATCTTTGGAATAGAAAAGTTACCTTTTTCAGTTTTATCAACTATTCGCCTTAGTTTTCCTGAAAGTATGATTTTATATGCCTTTATGATAGGTTTATTCTGCTTTTTTGTTTTGCCAAGAAGAATTTTTTTCTACTTTTCGTTACTTTGTAGTTTGCTTTTTTTTGGAGTAAATTTATACAAAAATTTAGAAGCAGAAAATCAGAAACGATTGGTTTTTTATCAAATTAGAAAAGGTTTTGCTCTGTCTTTACAAGAAGGAAGACGAAGCAGTACACTTTTAGATTCAGCAAATTTTTATAATAAAGAAGCTCAAAGTTATTGGCTTACTGGAGATTTACTTTCAAATGGAAAAACTCAAAATAACCTTCTCAATTTAGATTCTATTTACACAGAAAATAGTAAAAATGAAATAGTACAAATCCGTGATTGGAATGGAGGGAAAATTATTCTTTGGAACAATAAAACAATTTTGTTGTGGAATAAAAAGCTAGATAAAGAAACCAAATTTCTTCCGAAATTAGATAATATTGAAATTGTTTGGATAAGCAATAATCCGATTTATACCTTGGCAGAACTCAAGAATATTAAAATGAAGCATCTTATTTTTGATGATACAAATTATAATTCAAGAGTGAAATTATTAGCTAATGAAGCTAAAGTCAATAAAATTTCTGCCATTATTTTAAAAAATGGAGCTTTTCAGAAAGAGTACAAATAATTGAAAATCTACTTTTAACGATTATACTTCTTAAAAAAACTATTGATTTTCATTTGAAGAACACCAAAAAATGCTTCTTTAAATATTCCTGAAGACATTTTTGAAGTTCCTTTTGTTCGGTCTGTAAAAATAATCGGAACTTCGCCCACTACAAAACCATATTTCCAAGCTGTAAATTTCATTTCAATTTGAAAGGCATAGCCAACAAATTTTATTGAATCCAAATTGATAGTTTCCAAAACCTCTCTACGATAACATTTGAAACCTGCCGTTGCATCATGAATTGGCATTCCTGTAACAATTCGGACATAAATACTTGCAAAATAAGACATCAAAACACGGCTCATAGGCCAGTTTACAACATTTACACCTTGCACATAACGAGAACCAATCGCTACATCATTACGAATTCCTGCTTCATTTTTGGTGGCACACGAATTATAAAGACGAATTAAATCTTTTGGATTGTGCGAAAAGTCAGCATCCATTTCAAAGATAAATTGATAATCGTGCTTTAAAGCCCATTTGAAGCCATGGATATAGGCAGTTCCTAAACCTAGCTTGCCTTTTCGTTCCTCAATATGAAGGGAATTAATAAATTCTTTTTGAAGTTCTTTAACTTTCAAAGCTGTTCCGTCTGGCGAACCGTCGTCAATAATGAGGACGTGAAACGGAAGTTCCAACGAAAATACGGCACGAATAATAGCTTCGATGTTTTCGATTTCGTTGTAGGTCGGGATAATTACAATGCGTTCTTTCACAGTTCAAAAATACGCACAATTATTTTAC contains:
- a CDS encoding DNA-directed RNA polymerase subunit omega, giving the protein MSAKKFNPRRVQTANLHTRDVQAIIAATGNLYESISVISRRSRQISTETKEELNQKISEFNVGTDSLEEVFENKEQIEVSRQYERMPKSTSLATDELMEGKIFYRYRQSEERKTSL
- a CDS encoding outer membrane protein assembly factor BamD, with the protein product MKLQSMKNIQLVFLLICTLLVTGIFSSCSKFTKAMSNPNWRERDKMAQKYYEEGDYYRAGLLWEDVVPIVKGDPRAEDIQFKYAYCHFYQKQYLLAAYYFKNFYFTYRRSPNAPEAYFMNAFSLYKDSPRTHLDQESSKEAIQAFQDVINTYPESDYAKRASNHLDELRAKLELKAFENAELFYNLGRFKSAVIALENFQKDFPDAPQLDEAAFLRLKSEYDLARNSIYSKQKERYELSKEYYFYLIDRYPQSTFVRDAENIYGNIEKALKNIEKGEIIDTKEKDKKDPKKITTSEGSAGESE
- the der gene encoding ribosome biogenesis GTPase Der is translated as MSNIVAIVGRPNVGKSTLFNRLVEERKAIMHDESGVTRDRHYGQSEWNGNFFTVIDTGGYVVGSEDVFEKAIREQVEIAMEEASVILFMVDTHVGVNPLDEEFVKVLRRSRKPIYLVANKVENFEHRTNATEFYNLGIGELYCVSSQTGTGTGDLLDDVVKNFEEIGDEDPNAGLPKIAILGRPNVGKSSFLNILLGEERTIVSDISGTTRDSIDTHYKAYGQEFILTDTAGMRRKARVKENIEFYSVMRSLKALDDCDVCIVMIDATQKLESQDLTLIRLAADRYKGIVLIANKWDLVEKDSKTAHEYTLEMQQSLGSAAWVPIIFTSMLTKQRVFQSIEKAIEVYEARKQKISTSKLNNILLPDIKRTPPPVHRGKNINIKYITQLQGNAPLFAFFTNYPQHVHESYKRFLENKIREHFGFEGVPIRIIFKEK
- a CDS encoding acyl-CoA carboxylase subunit beta; its protein translation is MSQQNPYNGQNPNEILDRKNAEAMLGGGQNRIDAQHKRGKLTARERIELLLDEGSFEEIGRFVMHRTKDFGLDKQHYLGDSVVTGYGTVSGRLIYVFSQDFTVFGGSLSEAHAEKVCKLMDLAMKNGAPIIGLNDSGGARIQEGVVSLAGYADIFYRNTRASGVIPQLSAIMGPCAGGAVYSPAITDFIMMVENTSYMFVTGPNVVKTVTHEEVTSEELGGASAHSTKSGVAHFSCANEVQCIEDLKKLLSYIPQNCEEIAPVYPYEAKDDELRPALNTIVPDGANKPYDMREVIEATIDEDSFLEVHKNYAENILVGFGRIGGRSIGIVGNQPSNLAGCLNIDASKKAARFVRFCDAFNIPLLVLVDVPGFLPGTDQEWNGVINDGAKLLYAFSEATVPRITVITRKAYGGAYDVMNSKHIGADMNFAYPNAEIAVMGAKGAAEIIFKNEIKASENPAEKLKEKEDEYNEKFANPYRAAHRGYIDEVILPEQTRQKLLRAFKMLENKVDSLPRKKHGNLPL
- a CDS encoding DNA-methyltransferase — encoded protein: MFQLHNKSSYTLEDIEDNSIDAIVTDPPYGISYQNNYWDKDLPSREVWENSFKKIKHGGFGLVFSSVRLMHRLMVDLEDSGFLIKDVLFWSYLNGMPKSRNVGLLIDKELGVESEKVGEYKYVQGYKKEGADSYKTSKKYKLSPSSELGKIYDGAGLGLKPAYEPIILIQKPLEKGLNVAKNVVKYGTGALNFEETRIPYEKNEGKVGHNPHEKGRVSSNIIRTDKQEDGYDKFFLVPKVRQHKDDFNFHPTLKPVELMQHLVKLTTFQDQTILDPFMGSGSTGVACMELKRKFIGYELDENYIEIAKRRIDESLKKPELF
- a CDS encoding ComEC/Rec2 family competence protein; its protein translation is MNPRDKPLFRWDSYPLVRPVLALIIGILIGEYSQIGLAFSLAVFAAFFVAYLGFYIFVKTNFKIRLSSLRLFILIGLFVGIGMSLVSNVEPKERPLHLKNNNKTVLAYQGKIISEIQERDKSYKFEFEIEKIRTEKTWQLAEGKILVYLKKNEFLSDTNFIKLANKTYNFGDDLLIKGSPILTNPPENPSSFDYQKYLKYHYIWHQDFINSYDVVLINNQNNSEIQSNLSLLQKFRKKAIDFRMYSDSILRKMIPSKQSYGVASALFLGIRDGIDNEVKNAYRSAGATHVLAVSGLHVGILSWLMAFIFGFLRKNKHTKYLYLSLLLSVLFGYAFLTGLSPSVLRASVMFAIIQIGQTFSKRANIYNNLAFSAFILLVLSPYMIFEVGFQLSYLAVLGIVLIQPKIAKIYKPPNKFIKYFWELLTVSIAAQLITFPICLYYFHQFPTYFWLSGFVVIPAAVVILCGAIAIILFSFFGTMISCFLGVALSYIIEFVNYLIFGIEKLPFSVLSTIRLSFPESMILYAFMIGLFCFFVLPRRIFFYFSLLCSLLFFGVNLYKNLEAENQKRLVFYQIRKGFALSLQEGRRSSTLLDSANFYNKEAQSYWLTGDLLSNGKTQNNLLNLDSIYTENSKNEIVQIRDWNGGKIILWNNKTILLWNKKLDKETKFLPKLDNIEIVWISNNPIYTLAELKNIKMKHLIFDDTNYNSRVKLLANEAKVNKISAIILKNGAFQKEYK
- a CDS encoding polyprenol monophosphomannose synthase; amino-acid sequence: MKERIVIIPTYNEIENIEAIIRAVFSLELPFHVLIIDDGSPDGTALKVKELQKEFINSLHIEERKGKLGLGTAYIHGFKWALKHDYQFIFEMDADFSHNPKDLIRLYNSCATKNEAGIRNDVAIGSRYVQGVNVVNWPMSRVLMSYFASIYVRIVTGMPIHDATAGFKCYRREVLETINLDSIKFVGYAFQIEMKFTAWKYGFVVGEVPIIFTDRTKGTSKMSSGIFKEAFFGVLQMKINSFFKKYNR